A genomic window from Glaciihabitans sp. INWT7 includes:
- the fliN gene encoding flagellar motor switch protein FliN, giving the protein MKKSTVIDPRAAAAEALARLLPSTAILEAIAIQGVPTGPFDTAVVASFVGETSADLAIVFLDPIETTDAAVADSQLVSVVDVLRPALDAAAGTLGSGVLGDSRVDDATALFTDPATEVFALSTGGSAAGWFAIRVRETLAGATPISQESLVNNLSRINNVEMALTVEIGRTRMSVRDVLGLEPGAVIELDRSAGAPADVLLNGRLIAHGEIVVVDQDYAVRITQILDVAEGLG; this is encoded by the coding sequence GTGAAGAAGTCCACAGTCATCGATCCCCGCGCCGCGGCGGCGGAAGCGCTCGCGCGACTGCTTCCGAGCACCGCGATCCTCGAGGCCATCGCGATCCAGGGGGTGCCGACCGGCCCCTTCGACACCGCGGTGGTCGCCTCCTTCGTCGGGGAGACCTCGGCGGATCTCGCTATCGTCTTCCTCGACCCGATCGAGACTACGGATGCCGCGGTCGCGGACTCCCAGCTGGTCTCGGTCGTCGACGTACTGCGCCCGGCACTCGATGCCGCGGCCGGCACGCTCGGTTCCGGTGTGCTGGGGGACTCCCGGGTGGATGACGCCACCGCGCTCTTCACCGACCCGGCCACCGAGGTCTTCGCCCTCTCCACCGGCGGAAGCGCAGCCGGCTGGTTCGCCATCCGTGTGCGCGAGACCCTCGCCGGCGCCACCCCCATCTCGCAGGAGTCGCTCGTGAACAACCTCAGCCGCATCAACAACGTCGAAATGGCGCTCACCGTGGAGATCGGCCGCACCCGCATGTCGGTGCGCGACGTGCTCGGGCTGGAGCCCGGTGCCGTGATCGAACTCGATCGCTCCGCCGGTGCGCCGGCCGACGTGCTGCTCAACGGCCGGTTGATCGCCCACGGCGAGATCGTGGTCGTCGACCAGGACTACGCCGTTCGCATCACCCAGATCCT
- a CDS encoding flagellar motor switch protein FliM — MPARSGPAVEPYDFRRPTTLAREHSRVLELALETFARQWGTQLTAKVRVVSQVTCEQIIMETYDEYASSLPATTAMILCNLEGMDARAVIQFPAAAALTWVSYMLGSNAAQIVPERKFTQIEQALVRRLFDDALEDLRYSLGPLLETAISIDTIQYNSQFAQAAATADLMIVATFAIRVGDSSTIATLAIPAPALLPQLGQPAVLAATGNTRDQVASQLGWVPVEVALSLNPVFVKPSRVLGLAVGDLLTIPHPQHRPLNLTVDGETLARAAVGANGARLACVVVEATDSTTERANQ, encoded by the coding sequence GTGCCCGCAAGATCGGGCCCGGCGGTGGAGCCCTATGACTTCCGCCGACCCACCACTCTCGCCCGAGAGCACTCCCGGGTGCTCGAGCTCGCGCTCGAGACCTTCGCCCGACAGTGGGGCACCCAGCTCACCGCCAAGGTGCGCGTGGTCTCGCAGGTCACCTGCGAACAGATCATCATGGAGACTTACGACGAGTACGCCTCCTCGCTGCCCGCCACCACCGCGATGATCCTCTGCAATCTCGAGGGGATGGATGCCCGCGCGGTGATCCAGTTCCCCGCCGCGGCCGCCCTCACCTGGGTCTCCTACATGCTCGGGAGCAACGCGGCCCAGATCGTGCCGGAGCGCAAGTTCACCCAGATCGAGCAGGCTCTCGTGCGCCGCCTCTTCGACGACGCACTCGAAGACCTCCGGTACTCCCTCGGTCCCCTGCTCGAGACCGCGATCTCCATCGACACGATCCAGTACAACTCGCAGTTCGCCCAGGCCGCCGCGACGGCGGACCTGATGATCGTGGCGACCTTCGCGATCCGGGTCGGCGACAGCTCGACGATCGCGACCCTCGCCATCCCGGCTCCCGCACTGCTTCCCCAGCTCGGGCAGCCCGCGGTTCTTGCGGCGACGGGCAACACCCGTGACCAGGTCGCATCCCAGCTGGGCTGGGTGCCGGTCGAGGTCGCGCTGAGCCTCAACCCGGTGTTCGTGAAGCCGAGCCGAGTGCTCGGGCTCGCGGTCGGTGACCTGCTCACCATCCCGCATCCCCAGCACCGCCCACTCAACCTCACCGTCGACGGCGAGACGCTCGCTCGCGCCGCCGTCGGAGCGAACGGCGCTCGACTCGCCTGCGTGGTCGTCGAAGCCACGGACAGCACCACCGAAAGGGCCAACCAGTGA
- a CDS encoding flagellar motor protein MotB: MSKGRKKHAEEHEEHGPDERWMASYMDMVTVLMCMFIVLFAMSTVDAKKFDLLRNSLATGFGQTDIGKLDTAKGTIIDPTKASKTGENFGAGPQTAAATAAAAAKAAATAAAIVEVDKIKDLQAKVSASLAVQGLQGTVQYTIDQRGLTIRLVDQQAFFAPNSTVLQGSAPQVLDDIARVLSPSGQDIAVEGHADSRATLPPYPTNWELSSGRAVSVLRRMVESGGVPAAKIGAVGYGSSRPIALGTTLADYAQNRRVDIIALSNASEAVRALIPDVVSGKIPGGPPPDAPVVTAAASPASWVPVVTNSVPLILLPAGASGR; this comes from the coding sequence ATGAGCAAGGGGCGCAAGAAGCACGCGGAGGAGCACGAGGAACACGGACCGGATGAGCGCTGGATGGCCTCGTACATGGACATGGTCACCGTCCTGATGTGCATGTTCATCGTGCTGTTCGCGATGTCGACCGTCGACGCGAAGAAGTTCGACCTGCTGCGGAACTCGCTGGCCACCGGATTCGGCCAGACCGATATCGGAAAGCTCGATACCGCCAAGGGCACGATCATCGATCCGACGAAGGCGAGCAAGACGGGCGAGAACTTCGGCGCGGGCCCCCAGACGGCTGCGGCGACCGCCGCCGCCGCAGCGAAGGCGGCCGCCACGGCGGCAGCGATCGTGGAGGTCGACAAGATCAAGGATCTCCAGGCCAAGGTGAGCGCGAGTCTCGCCGTGCAGGGGCTGCAGGGAACCGTGCAGTACACGATCGACCAGCGGGGGCTCACGATCCGCCTCGTCGACCAGCAGGCCTTTTTCGCTCCGAACAGCACGGTGCTTCAGGGCTCGGCGCCGCAGGTGCTCGACGACATCGCGCGGGTGCTGTCGCCTTCCGGCCAGGACATCGCGGTCGAAGGTCACGCCGACAGCCGCGCGACGCTGCCCCCGTACCCCACGAACTGGGAGCTCTCCTCCGGCCGTGCCGTCTCGGTGCTGCGCCGGATGGTGGAGAGCGGCGGGGTCCCCGCGGCGAAGATCGGTGCCGTGGGCTACGGCTCGTCGCGGCCGATCGCGCTCGGAACGACCCTTGCCGATTACGCGCAGAACCGGCGGGTCGACATCATCGCCCTCTCGAATGCCTCGGAAGCGGTGCGGGCGCTCATCCCCGACGTGGTGTCCGGAAAGATCCCGGGCGGCCCGCCGCCGGATGCCCCGGTCGTCACCGCGGCAGCCAGCCCGGCCTCGTGGGTACCGGTCGTCACGAATTCCGTGCCCCTGATCCTCTTACCGGCAGGCGCCTCCGGCCGATAG
- a CDS encoding motility protein A: protein MDLATIIGILTAFGALFAMLTLEGSNVSAILLPAPMVLVFGATIAVGIAGGTIKDLLLSVKAVPRAFTGKTQKPQVVIDRLVEIAEKARKEGLLSLEQEAEKVDDPFLRGALQSIADGADGEDLRMSLEDEIATKTRSDRTASKFFLSLGGYAPTVGIIGTVVSLTHVLENLSTPGKLGPLIAAAFVATLWGLLSANFLWLPIGTRLRRLADLEGERMTLIMEGVLAVQEGSQPRLLAERLRAMVPAEQLGKAANEKSGGKSGDKAADKAKAA from the coding sequence ATGGACCTCGCGACGATCATCGGCATCCTGACGGCCTTCGGGGCCCTCTTCGCGATGCTCACGCTCGAAGGCTCCAATGTGAGCGCCATCCTGCTTCCGGCACCGATGGTGCTGGTGTTCGGGGCGACGATCGCCGTCGGCATCGCCGGCGGCACGATCAAAGACCTGCTCCTCTCGGTCAAAGCGGTGCCGCGGGCCTTCACGGGCAAGACCCAGAAGCCTCAGGTGGTGATCGACCGCCTGGTCGAGATCGCCGAGAAGGCGCGGAAGGAAGGACTGCTCTCGCTCGAGCAGGAAGCCGAGAAGGTGGATGACCCGTTCCTGCGCGGAGCGCTGCAGAGCATCGCGGATGGCGCGGACGGCGAAGACCTGCGCATGTCGCTCGAAGACGAGATCGCCACGAAGACCCGATCCGACCGCACGGCATCCAAGTTCTTCCTCAGTCTCGGCGGCTACGCCCCCACGGTGGGCATCATCGGCACCGTCGTCTCGCTCACCCACGTGCTCGAGAACCTGTCGACGCCGGGCAAGCTCGGGCCGCTCATCGCCGCGGCCTTCGTCGCCACCCTCTGGGGGCTCCTCTCGGCCAACTTCCTCTGGCTGCCGATCGGCACCCGCCTGCGTCGCCTTGCCGACCTCGAGGGGGAGCGGATGACGCTGATCATGGAGGGCGTGCTCGCCGTGCAGGAGGGCAGCCAGCCCCGACTCCTCGCCGAACGCCTGCGCGCGATGGTGCCGGCCGAGCAGTTGGGCAAGGCCGCGAACGAGAAGTCCGGCGGCAAGTCCGGCGACAAGGCCGCCGACAAGGCGAAAGCGGCGTAG
- a CDS encoding flagellar FlbD family protein, with amino-acid sequence MIVVTRLNDSHFAINPDLIERITANPDTTLIMVDGAKYIVTESMSEVIERISRYRATVIALTHELSASGHQQRSLELVENDDDTDNPVPLRPRKI; translated from the coding sequence ATGATCGTAGTTACGCGGCTCAACGACAGCCATTTTGCGATAAACCCTGATCTCATCGAGCGCATCACCGCCAATCCCGACACCACGCTGATCATGGTCGATGGTGCGAAGTACATCGTCACGGAGTCGATGTCCGAGGTGATCGAGCGCATCTCCCGCTATCGCGCGACGGTGATCGCCCTCACCCATGAACTCTCGGCGAGCGGACACCAGCAGCGCTCGCTCGAGCTGGTCGAGAACGACGACGACACCGACAATCCCGTACCGCTGCGACCGAGGAAGATCTGA
- a CDS encoding flagellar hook protein FlgE, which produces MLRSLYSGISGLRSHQTMLDVTGNNIANVNTTAFKSSATQFQDTLSQLTQGAGGPQEQIGGTNPAQVGLGVRVAGISTNFSQGSAQSTGRATDMMISGDGFFVTKTGNQTQYTRAGSFDFDGAGRLVTPDGSIVQGYTATNGVVADGGAVSDITLPLGIVAPAVVTTSSTLSGNLPGDAAVGTALVRDVQVYDATGGARTVSLNFTKTAAGWDVAGTDPNGSTGTAALTFASGAQTSAGTMTIGGIAVDMSKLTGFAGLTTVAVSDQNGRAAGTLKSYTLSKDGTLVGSFSNGASQAIARIVLATFSNPGGLEKAGSSGYKATFNSGNASLGAPGSGSLGTLQAGALEMSNVDLSQEFTNLIVAQRGFQANARIITTSDEVLQELTNLKR; this is translated from the coding sequence ATGCTTCGTTCACTGTATTCCGGGATCTCCGGACTCCGCTCGCACCAGACCATGCTCGACGTCACCGGCAACAACATCGCCAATGTGAACACCACGGCGTTCAAGTCCTCGGCCACCCAGTTCCAGGACACCCTCTCGCAGCTCACGCAGGGGGCGGGCGGCCCCCAGGAGCAGATCGGTGGCACCAACCCGGCGCAGGTCGGCCTCGGCGTGCGCGTCGCGGGCATCTCCACCAACTTCTCGCAGGGATCTGCGCAGTCCACCGGGCGCGCGACCGACATGATGATCTCTGGCGACGGCTTCTTCGTCACCAAGACGGGAAACCAGACCCAGTACACCCGCGCCGGGTCGTTCGACTTCGACGGCGCCGGTCGCCTGGTCACTCCGGACGGATCCATCGTGCAGGGCTACACCGCCACCAATGGCGTCGTCGCCGACGGGGGAGCGGTCAGCGACATCACCCTTCCCCTCGGTATCGTCGCCCCGGCGGTCGTCACCACCTCGAGCACCCTCTCCGGCAACCTCCCCGGCGACGCCGCCGTCGGCACCGCGCTGGTGCGCGACGTGCAGGTCTACGACGCCACCGGCGGCGCACGCACCGTCTCGCTCAACTTCACCAAGACCGCTGCCGGCTGGGATGTCGCGGGCACCGACCCCAACGGATCCACCGGCACCGCAGCACTCACCTTCGCCTCCGGGGCGCAGACCTCGGCGGGCACCATGACCATCGGTGGCATCGCGGTGGACATGTCGAAGCTCACTGGGTTCGCCGGGCTCACGACCGTTGCGGTCTCCGACCAGAACGGCCGCGCCGCCGGCACTCTCAAGTCGTACACGCTCTCGAAGGACGGCACACTCGTCGGATCCTTCAGCAACGGGGCATCCCAGGCCATTGCGCGCATCGTGCTCGCGACCTTCTCCAACCCCGGCGGCCTCGAGAAGGCCGGCTCCTCCGGCTACAAGGCCACCTTCAACTCGGGCAATGCCAGCCTCGGAGCTCCCGGATCGGGCAGCCTCGGCACGCTGCAGGCCGGCGCGCTTGAGATGTCGAACGTGGACCTCTCGCAGGAGTTCACCAACCTGATCGTCGCCCAGCGCGGCTTCCAGGCGAACGCCCGCATCATCACCACCTCCGACGAGGTCTTGCAGGAGCTCACCAACCTCAAGCGCTAG
- a CDS encoding flagellar hook assembly protein FlgD has protein sequence MAIDGITGTVSTAAADAASGIYSGSTTRAPKQTMDSEVFMKLLVTQLRTQDPSAPMDTNQMISQTTQLSMMEKMTELSTTSTEDFSLQMRIAAAAIVGKQVSYSDAAGVSHTGTASSVSFAGSVPQVKIGGVDVALDTISGITSTSA, from the coding sequence ATGGCAATCGACGGAATCACCGGCACGGTATCGACGGCCGCGGCCGACGCGGCATCCGGGATCTACAGCGGATCCACTACCCGCGCCCCCAAGCAGACCATGGACTCGGAGGTGTTCATGAAACTGCTCGTCACCCAGCTGCGCACCCAGGACCCCAGCGCACCGATGGACACCAACCAGATGATCTCCCAGACCACCCAGCTGTCGATGATGGAGAAGATGACCGAGCTCAGCACCACGAGCACGGAGGACTTCTCGCTGCAGATGCGCATCGCCGCCGCGGCGATCGTCGGCAAGCAGGTCAGCTACTCGGATGCCGCGGGCGTGAGCCACACCGGCACCGCCTCGAGCGTCTCCTTCGCCGGAAGCGTTCCCCAGGTGAAGATCGGCGGCGTCGACGTCGCACTCGACACCATCTCTGGCATCACCAGCACGTCCGCTTGA
- a CDS encoding flagellar hook-length control protein FliK — translation MTPVALSSAPTAAAAASTSSGTSSATDSGAGFGAAMADATTAAQASADSGDATAGSASSPSPAVLAAPAVTPSPSSPDSLAAVAAVIQGPASSPSPASPASPASPASPAKDAAKEAADTTSPTADQPVPNALAFLVPTPTPLPIAVSGTDASATTPSAPSAAPTSVAVSPLSATVSASETVSGAAGVAPRSPAVALAARAASPAADVPTYTPSASSAAPTAVAAAPLPATSTAPSLSAAVGTPAPLTAALVPTASTPVASAVSETRTKPAPTMDASTPVSIAPIATAPRLDAVVAPTPAAAPAPAQNTPFTAQLARPIFTLATAGPGSHTMTLSVTPDALGPVTVQAHVSPDGIRVELFAPTDLGRDAIRAILPDLRKDLGAAGVGANLDLSSQNQPSDAGDRRGDTAPRQERAYVVPVGIVADDAVAERVGIHSTSSIDVLA, via the coding sequence ATGACCCCCGTCGCACTTTCCTCCGCACCGACCGCGGCTGCCGCGGCATCCACCTCGAGCGGCACGTCCTCTGCCACAGACTCCGGCGCCGGTTTCGGTGCCGCGATGGCGGATGCCACGACCGCCGCACAGGCGTCCGCCGATAGCGGTGACGCGACGGCAGGCTCCGCGTCGTCGCCTTCTCCTGCAGTCTTGGCGGCACCTGCGGTCACCCCCTCGCCGTCCTCGCCGGATTCGCTCGCGGCCGTCGCTGCGGTGATCCAGGGACCGGCCTCGTCGCCCTCTCCCGCAAGTCCGGCCTCTCCCGCAAGTCCGGCCTCTCCGGCAAAGGACGCCGCGAAGGAGGCAGCTGACACGACGTCACCCACGGCGGACCAGCCGGTGCCGAACGCGTTAGCGTTTCTCGTGCCGACCCCCACTCCGCTGCCCATCGCGGTTTCGGGGACGGATGCCTCGGCCACCACGCCGTCGGCACCATCCGCCGCGCCGACATCGGTCGCCGTGAGTCCGCTGTCGGCGACAGTCTCCGCCTCTGAGACTGTTTCCGGCGCAGCCGGCGTCGCTCCCCGCTCGCCGGCCGTCGCTCTCGCGGCCCGTGCAGCAAGTCCGGCGGCGGATGTCCCCACCTACACTCCGTCGGCATCCTCCGCCGCGCCGACTGCGGTCGCCGCGGCTCCGCTACCCGCAACATCGACGGCACCCTCACTGTCGGCCGCAGTCGGGACTCCGGCCCCGCTCACGGCCGCCCTGGTCCCGACGGCATCGACCCCTGTCGCATCCGCCGTCTCGGAGACCCGCACCAAGCCGGCACCGACCATGGATGCTTCGACGCCGGTGTCGATCGCGCCCATCGCGACCGCCCCGCGGCTCGACGCCGTCGTCGCACCGACTCCCGCGGCAGCCCCCGCGCCCGCACAGAACACCCCATTCACGGCGCAGCTCGCCCGACCGATCTTCACTCTCGCCACCGCCGGACCCGGCTCCCACACGATGACCCTCAGCGTCACGCCGGATGCGCTCGGTCCGGTGACGGTGCAGGCGCACGTGAGCCCGGACGGCATCCGGGTCGAGCTCTTCGCGCCGACCGACCTGGGGCGGGACGCGATCCGCGCCATCCTCCCCGACCTGCGCAAAGACCTCGGTGCGGCCGGAGTCGGGGCGAACCTCGACCTGTCGTCGCAGAACCAGCCGAGCGATGCGGGCGATCGGCGCGGCGACACCGCCCCTCGACAGGAGCGTGCCTATGTCGTGCCCGTCGGGATCGTCGCCGACGACGCCGTGGCCGAGCGGGTCGGCATCCACTCCACTTCATCCATCGACGTATTGGCTTAG
- a CDS encoding FliI/YscN family ATPase produces the protein MTTTWRPNADSFRTALAAARPERVGVVSSIVGLGLEISGLDCAIGDLVRVGDSVADGGTGFLDAEVIATTPSGIRCMPLSRLTGVNAGAPARSRGLPVLVPTGNGLFGRVIDGLGRPIDGKGPLDITRLVSIDNDSPSAMHRARIDTALQTGVRVLDTLTTIGKGQRMGLFAGSGVGKSSLLSMIARGTDAQVSVIALVGERGREVREFLEDDLGAEGLARSIVVVSTSDEPAMMRLRAAFMATRIAESFRDQGADVMLMMDSLTRVAMAQREIGLSVGEPPATRGYPPSTFSLLAQLLERAGTAEIGSVTGIYTVLVDGDDHNEPIADAARSFLDGHVVLDRKLAVAGHFPSIDVLGSISRVATRVISPEQTQSAQVLRKTLAARRAAQDLLDVGAYQRGANPLVDAAVDHESSINAFLQQRISQQSTSDDAWAQLTSLVRTLEGN, from the coding sequence ATGACCACCACCTGGCGACCGAACGCCGACAGCTTCCGCACGGCACTTGCCGCCGCCCGGCCCGAACGAGTGGGCGTCGTCTCCTCCATCGTGGGTCTCGGCCTGGAGATCAGCGGCCTGGACTGCGCCATCGGCGACCTCGTGCGCGTCGGTGACAGTGTCGCCGACGGCGGCACCGGCTTCCTCGACGCCGAGGTGATCGCCACGACGCCCTCGGGTATCCGGTGCATGCCGCTGAGCCGCCTCACCGGCGTCAATGCCGGTGCCCCGGCCCGCTCCCGGGGACTCCCGGTGCTCGTGCCGACCGGCAACGGCCTCTTCGGTCGCGTGATCGACGGCCTCGGCCGGCCCATCGACGGCAAGGGGCCGCTCGACATCACCCGGCTGGTCTCCATCGACAACGACAGCCCGTCGGCGATGCACCGCGCGCGCATCGACACTGCGCTGCAGACCGGCGTGCGCGTGCTCGACACTCTCACGACCATCGGCAAGGGCCAGCGCATGGGGCTCTTCGCCGGATCCGGGGTTGGCAAGTCCTCGCTGCTCTCCATGATCGCCCGCGGCACGGATGCCCAGGTCTCGGTGATCGCGCTGGTGGGCGAGCGCGGCCGTGAGGTGCGCGAATTCCTCGAGGACGACCTCGGCGCGGAGGGCCTAGCCCGCTCGATCGTTGTCGTCTCCACCTCCGACGAGCCCGCGATGATGCGCCTGCGCGCCGCGTTCATGGCCACCCGCATCGCGGAATCGTTTCGGGACCAGGGCGCGGATGTCATGCTCATGATGGACTCCCTCACCCGCGTGGCCATGGCCCAGCGCGAGATCGGACTCTCCGTCGGCGAACCGCCGGCGACCCGCGGCTATCCGCCGTCGACCTTCTCCCTGCTCGCGCAGCTGCTCGAGCGAGCCGGGACAGCGGAGATCGGATCCGTCACCGGCATCTACACCGTGCTGGTGGATGGCGACGATCACAACGAGCCGATAGCGGACGCTGCACGATCCTTCCTCGACGGTCACGTCGTGCTCGATCGCAAGCTCGCGGTGGCCGGACACTTCCCCTCCATCGACGTGCTCGGCTCGATCTCCCGGGTCGCCACGCGGGTGATCTCTCCTGAGCAGACGCAGTCGGCCCAGGTGCTCCGCAAGACGCTCGCGGCCCGTCGCGCGGCCCAGGACCTCCTCGACGTCGGCGCCTATCAGCGCGGCGCGAACCCCCTCGTCGACGCCGCCGTCGACCACGAATCGTCGATCAACGCGTTTCTCCAGCAGAGGATCAGCCAGCAGTCGACCAGCGACGACGCGTGGGCCCAGCTCACCTCGCTCGTCAGAACCCTGGAAGGCAACTGA
- a CDS encoding FliH/SctL family protein: MSLDFFPMTFPALPATPEQDRADADNRAAGHAAGYAAGLRAAGAELAGQRAALDAEHRAALLHDAARTDRAIAVLTAAAQALDSRLLPVVSDAQDAIAASALDLAETIIGVELAAGERSAKAALTRALAVVDPAAITTIRMNPLDLGVLDEAVRVASGVSFTADASMARGDAIAELPLGYVDARIATAVLRARAAMLGEVS; encoded by the coding sequence ATGTCGCTTGACTTCTTTCCCATGACCTTTCCGGCGCTGCCGGCCACTCCGGAGCAGGACAGGGCGGATGCCGACAATCGCGCCGCCGGGCACGCGGCCGGGTACGCGGCCGGGCTGCGCGCCGCGGGTGCAGAGCTCGCCGGGCAACGGGCCGCCCTCGACGCGGAACATCGCGCCGCACTGCTGCACGACGCCGCTCGCACCGACCGGGCGATCGCGGTGCTCACCGCCGCGGCGCAGGCGCTCGACAGCCGGCTGCTGCCGGTGGTGTCCGACGCGCAGGACGCGATCGCGGCCTCCGCCCTCGACCTCGCCGAGACGATCATCGGCGTCGAACTCGCCGCCGGAGAACGGTCCGCGAAGGCGGCACTCACCCGCGCGCTCGCCGTGGTCGATCCCGCGGCCATCACGACCATCCGCATGAATCCGCTCGACCTCGGTGTGCTCGACGAGGCTGTGCGGGTCGCCTCTGGCGTCTCCTTCACCGCGGATGCCTCGATGGCCCGCGGCGACGCCATCGCCGAGCTCCCGCTCGGTTACGTCGATGCCCGCATCGCAACCGCGGTGCTCCGCGCTCGCGCGGCCATGCTCGGGGAGGTCTCATGA
- the fliG gene encoding flagellar motor switch protein FliG yields the protein MNEPVLTLSGTQKVAVVLMNMDQARAAAVMKQFNETEAEEIAAEIIRLRRVDTIVSERTILEFHELATKGGRKSHGGREFAAGLLEASFGAEKAAGVMNRVASSMAGKAFEFLDTAETGQLLTLLDGELPQTVALVLAHLRPDHASPVFAALDDGLRTDVAKAIATMGTATPEAVRVVADTLKVRASAVVTARDTVEIVGGVQAVVDLINRADVSTERSVLDGLDGLDPTLAEEVRSRMLTFADLVKFDRKDVQQVLRGIDSSILAVAMKGSDEALIEVIRANISERNREILEDEIASLGPVKMTQVEEARAEVVRAIRNLEAEGIITLQRGEEEEYVA from the coding sequence ATGAACGAACCAGTCCTGACCCTCTCGGGCACGCAGAAGGTCGCCGTCGTGCTCATGAACATGGACCAGGCGCGTGCCGCTGCGGTCATGAAGCAGTTCAATGAGACCGAGGCGGAGGAGATCGCGGCCGAGATCATCCGGTTGCGTCGGGTCGACACCATCGTCTCCGAACGCACCATCCTCGAGTTCCACGAGCTCGCCACGAAGGGCGGACGCAAGTCCCACGGGGGGCGCGAGTTCGCAGCGGGCCTGCTCGAGGCATCCTTCGGGGCCGAGAAGGCCGCCGGTGTGATGAACCGAGTCGCCTCGTCGATGGCGGGCAAGGCCTTCGAATTCCTCGACACCGCCGAGACCGGGCAGCTGCTCACCCTGCTCGACGGCGAACTGCCGCAGACCGTCGCGCTCGTGCTCGCGCACCTGCGCCCCGACCACGCCTCCCCGGTGTTCGCCGCTCTCGACGACGGGCTCCGTACCGACGTCGCCAAGGCCATCGCCACGATGGGCACCGCCACCCCGGAAGCCGTGCGGGTGGTCGCCGACACCCTCAAGGTGCGCGCGAGCGCTGTCGTCACCGCGCGGGACACCGTCGAGATCGTCGGCGGTGTGCAGGCCGTTGTCGACCTGATCAACCGTGCGGATGTCTCGACCGAACGCTCCGTACTCGACGGGCTCGACGGGCTCGACCCGACCCTCGCGGAAGAGGTGCGTTCGCGCATGCTCACCTTCGCCGACCTCGTGAAGTTCGATCGGAAGGATGTGCAGCAGGTGCTGCGCGGTATCGACTCGAGCATTCTCGCCGTGGCGATGAAGGGCTCCGACGAGGCACTCATCGAGGTCATCCGCGCCAACATCTCCGAGCGCAACCGCGAGATCCTCGAAGACGAGATCGCCTCCCTCGGCCCGGTGAAGATGACCCAGGTCGAAGAGGCCCGCGCCGAAGTGGTTCGCGCGATCCGCAACCTCGAGGCCGAAGGCATCATCACCCTCCAGCGCGGAGAGGAAGAGGAATATGTCGCTTGA